The following proteins are encoded in a genomic region of Gossypium hirsutum isolate 1008001.06 chromosome D05, Gossypium_hirsutum_v2.1, whole genome shotgun sequence:
- the LOC121217328 gene encoding carbonic anhydrase 2 isoform X1 → MGGESYEEAIAALSKLLSEKADLGSVAAEKIKQITADLEAAGSCDTDNRIKTGFLHFKSEKFEKYPDLYGTLAKGQCPKYLIFACSDSRVCPSHILDFQPGEAFMVRNIASMVPPYDKWMLALWWGQLHLLSLLTSHAKTVSRLRSDYVIKRGNITQCLVQVENIVVIGHSNCGGIKGLMSIPDDGTTASDFIEQWVSICGSAKTKVKSEKNEMSFAEQCTYCEKEAVNVSLGNLLTYPFVREALVKKTLVLKGAHYDFVNGKFDLWNLNFQISPTLDL, encoded by the exons ATGGGAGGTGAGTCTTACGAGGAGGCGATTGCAGCTTTGTCGAAGCTTCTCAG TGAGAAAGCTGATCTCGGAAGTGTTGCCGCTGAAAAAATCAAGCAAATAACAGCCGACTTAGAGGCAGCTGGCAGTTGCGACACCGACAACCGGATCAAAACCGGTTTCCTTCATTTCAAGTCAGAAAAATTCGA GAAATATCCTGATTTGTACGGTACACTTGCCAAAGGCCAATGCCCCAAG TATTTGATATTTGCATGCTCGGACTCTCGAGTGTGTCCGTCCCACATCCTGGATTTCCAACCAGGGGAAGCTTTTATGGTTCGAAACATTGCCAGCATGGTCCCGCCATATGACAAG TGGATGTTGGCTCTTTGGTGGGGGCAACTTCATCTCTTGTCACTACTCACTAGCCATGCCAAAACTGTTTCAAG ATTGAGGAGTGATTATGTAATTAAACGTGGAAACATAACACAATGTTTGGTTCAGGTAGAGAATATTGTGGTCATTGGACACAGCAACTGTGGAGGTATCAAAGGGCTAATGTCTATCCCAGATGATGGCACCACTGCTAG TGATTTCATAGAACAATGGGTTAGCATCTGTGGATCTGCAAAGACCAAGGTGAAATCAGAAAAAAACGAGATGAGTTTCGCGGAGCAATGCACCTACTGCGAGAAG GAAGCAGTGAATGTATCTTTGGGGAACCTATTGACATATCCATTTGTGAGAGAGGCATTGGTTAAGAAAACCCTTGTCTTGAAAGGTGCACATTATGATTTTGTCAATGGAAAGTTTGATCTTTGGAATCTCAACTTCCAAATCTCTCCCACCTTAGACTTATGA
- the LOC121217328 gene encoding carbonic anhydrase 2 isoform X2, which produces MGGESYEEAIAALSKLLSEKADLGSVAAEKIKQITADLEAAGSCDTDNRIKTGFLHFKSEKFEKYPDLYGTLAKGQCPKYLIFACSDSRVCPSHILDFQPGEAFMVRNIASMVPPYDKNKYCGVGAAIEYAVLHLKVENIVVIGHSNCGGIKGLMSIPDDGTTASDFIEQWVSICGSAKTKVKSEKNEMSFAEQCTYCEKEAVNVSLGNLLTYPFVREALVKKTLVLKGAHYDFVNGKFDLWNLNFQISPTLDL; this is translated from the exons ATGGGAGGTGAGTCTTACGAGGAGGCGATTGCAGCTTTGTCGAAGCTTCTCAG TGAGAAAGCTGATCTCGGAAGTGTTGCCGCTGAAAAAATCAAGCAAATAACAGCCGACTTAGAGGCAGCTGGCAGTTGCGACACCGACAACCGGATCAAAACCGGTTTCCTTCATTTCAAGTCAGAAAAATTCGA GAAATATCCTGATTTGTACGGTACACTTGCCAAAGGCCAATGCCCCAAG TATTTGATATTTGCATGCTCGGACTCTCGAGTGTGTCCGTCCCACATCCTGGATTTCCAACCAGGGGAAGCTTTTATGGTTCGAAACATTGCCAGCATGGTCCCGCCATATGACAAG AATAAATACTGCGGAGTTGGTGCGGCTATTGAATATGCAGTCCTGCATCTAAAG GTAGAGAATATTGTGGTCATTGGACACAGCAACTGTGGAGGTATCAAAGGGCTAATGTCTATCCCAGATGATGGCACCACTGCTAG TGATTTCATAGAACAATGGGTTAGCATCTGTGGATCTGCAAAGACCAAGGTGAAATCAGAAAAAAACGAGATGAGTTTCGCGGAGCAATGCACCTACTGCGAGAAG GAAGCAGTGAATGTATCTTTGGGGAACCTATTGACATATCCATTTGTGAGAGAGGCATTGGTTAAGAAAACCCTTGTCTTGAAAGGTGCACATTATGATTTTGTCAATGGAAAGTTTGATCTTTGGAATCTCAACTTCCAAATCTCTCCCACCTTAGACTTATGA